One Entomomonas asaccharolytica DNA segment encodes these proteins:
- a CDS encoding DUF2845 domain-containing protein, translating into MRQLIALILFISVLTPSAFAASTWRCSGGLVGTGNSQMDVINRCGEPYSKSFLGWGRRITKGWGNYFEDVPIEEWVYIVSNSLYYVLKFEGNELKEITSHFSY; encoded by the coding sequence ATGAGACAATTAATAGCATTAATTTTATTTATTAGTGTTCTTACCCCTAGTGCATTTGCTGCTAGTACTTGGCGTTGCAGTGGGGGTTTAGTAGGCACAGGTAATAGTCAAATGGATGTTATTAATCGTTGTGGTGAGCCTTACAGCAAGAGTTTCCTAGGATGGGGACGCAGAATTACTAAAGGCTGGGGAAATTATTTTGAGGATGTACCTATTGAGGAATGGGTTTATATTGTTTCTAATAGCCTTTATTATGTATTGAAGTTTGAAGGTAACGAGTTAAAAGAGATTACCAGTCATTTTAGTTATTGA
- a CDS encoding YdcH family protein produces MFPEYRDLISKLKTEDAHFSKLFEKHNDLDHKIKNLEASFAADSEVETLKKEKLKLKDEIYVILKKHDA; encoded by the coding sequence ATGTTTCCAGAATATCGTGATCTAATATCTAAATTAAAAACTGAAGACGCTCATTTCTCTAAATTATTTGAAAAGCATAATGATTTAGACCATAAAATTAAAAACTTAGAAGCTAGCTTTGCTGCAGATTCAGAAGTTGAAACATTAAAGAAAGAAAAATTAAAGTTAAAAGATGAAATTTACGTTATCTTAAAAAAGCATGATGCATAA
- a CDS encoding OprD family outer membrane porin has translation MQLRNRGVLVAIGIIGLSNWSIADDIVSQQTSKGFIDDSRLEVISRTMYMSSNARKGGFYSLGGYAKSDKDHGQAEDFGTALIGIYQSGFTEGTVGFGIDVMTMTAYKLDGGRGRSSDDVNNLFPADGRSGRPQDNISKLAPALKLRISKTELKYGQMMVDTPVFATQPIEDKLLPEDATGFLLRSQEIDNLVINAGYFTALRGQEYSHQDSIRQDSAFFDNGKTLKRVYFAGAEYQFNDSFSGKLYASKNKDFWKKYYANLNYNYEFNEDSDIDLDFNWYKTKSVGKGYADELRANGDNRRINSDLWSIAAAYSYQAHTFTVAYQRNSGTGGLGRTSFPYDIEGGAAIAVANSMQYSDFNFENQRSWQVRYDLDFADYGVPGLTFVAAYVKGSKATAENKDYRRKGKSWERNIQLGYTIQEGKAKELSFVLQHAQYRSNFGGGTDYSVNGKHNAYGRDNLDELRLIVQYPLSIL, from the coding sequence ATGCAGCTACGTAACAGGGGTGTATTGGTAGCAATAGGGATTATAGGTTTATCCAATTGGTCTATTGCCGATGATATTGTAAGTCAACAAACGTCAAAGGGTTTTATTGACGACAGTCGTTTAGAAGTAATTAGCCGAACCATGTATATGAGTAGTAATGCTCGCAAAGGAGGTTTCTATAGCTTGGGAGGTTATGCAAAAAGCGATAAAGATCATGGTCAAGCAGAGGATTTTGGTACAGCGTTAATTGGCATTTATCAATCAGGTTTTACAGAGGGAACGGTTGGTTTTGGTATTGATGTAATGACAATGACAGCCTATAAATTGGATGGCGGTAGGGGGCGCAGTAGTGATGATGTCAACAATCTATTCCCTGCCGATGGCAGATCAGGACGCCCACAAGATAATATTTCTAAATTAGCACCAGCCTTAAAACTTCGTATTTCAAAAACAGAACTTAAATACGGCCAAATGATGGTTGATACGCCTGTGTTTGCAACACAACCCATTGAAGATAAATTATTACCTGAAGATGCCACTGGATTTTTACTGCGTAGTCAAGAGATTGATAATTTAGTTATTAATGCAGGTTATTTCACCGCGTTACGTGGCCAAGAATACTCCCATCAGGATTCTATCAGACAAGACAGTGCTTTTTTTGATAATGGCAAAACATTAAAACGAGTTTACTTTGCAGGCGCTGAATATCAGTTTAATGATAGTTTTTCAGGCAAATTATATGCTTCCAAAAACAAAGATTTCTGGAAAAAGTACTACGCTAATTTAAATTACAACTATGAGTTCAATGAAGATAGTGACATTGATTTAGACTTTAATTGGTATAAAACCAAAAGCGTTGGTAAAGGTTATGCTGATGAATTAAGAGCAAATGGCGATAACCGACGAATTAATTCAGATTTATGGAGTATCGCTGCTGCTTATAGTTATCAGGCACATACCTTTACAGTCGCTTACCAACGTAATTCGGGAACAGGTGGTTTAGGTCGTACCTCTTTCCCTTATGATATTGAGGGTGGTGCTGCAATAGCAGTAGCGAATTCAATGCAGTACAGTGACTTTAACTTTGAAAATCAACGTTCGTGGCAAGTTCGCTACGATTTAGATTTTGCTGATTATGGTGTGCCTGGTTTAACCTTTGTAGCCGCTTATGTTAAGGGTAGCAAGGCCACTGCTGAAAATAAAGATTATCGTCGTAAGGGTAAGTCTTGGGAGCGAAATATTCAACTAGGGTATACCATACAAGAGGGTAAGGCAAAGGAGTTGAGTTTTGTTTTACAGCATGCTCAATATCGATCTAACTTTGGTGGTGGTACGGATTATTCTGTTAATGGTAAACATAATGCATATGGCCGTGATAATCTGGATGAACTACGGTTAATCGTTCAGTATCCATTGAGTATTTTATAA
- a CDS encoding epoxyqueuosine reductase QueH, translating into MSTAVIREKLVLPNEQDKLLLHSCCAPCSGEVMEALQASGIDYTVFFYNPNIHPEKEYLIRKEENIRFAEKHNIPFVDADYDTDNWFERAKGMEDEPERGIRCTMCFDMRFERTALYAHEHGFHVISSSLGISRWKNMQQINDCGVRAAAKYPDIVYWDYNWRKKGGSQRMIEISKREEFYQQEYCGCIYSLRDTNRWRRQKGREVIKLGVKFYGYDDEKV; encoded by the coding sequence ATGAGTACAGCTGTTATCCGTGAAAAACTAGTGTTACCTAATGAGCAAGATAAGTTATTACTCCATTCTTGCTGTGCGCCTTGTTCGGGTGAGGTAATGGAAGCATTACAGGCTTCTGGTATCGACTATACCGTGTTTTTCTATAATCCTAATATTCATCCTGAAAAAGAATATTTAATTCGTAAAGAAGAGAATATTCGTTTTGCAGAAAAACATAATATTCCTTTTGTGGATGCGGATTATGATACGGATAATTGGTTTGAGCGTGCCAAAGGAATGGAAGATGAACCAGAGCGTGGCATACGCTGTACCATGTGTTTTGATATGCGTTTTGAACGTACCGCATTATATGCCCATGAACATGGTTTTCATGTAATTAGTAGCTCATTAGGGATTTCACGCTGGAAAAATATGCAACAGATTAATGATTGTGGTGTAAGAGCAGCAGCTAAATACCCTGATATTGTGTATTGGGATTATAATTGGCGGAAAAAGGGCGGCTCGCAACGCATGATTGAAATTAGCAAGCGCGAAGAATTTTACCAACAAGAGTATTGTGGATGTATTTATTCACTGCGTGATACAAACCGTTGGCGTCGTCAAAAAGGCCGTGAAGTTATTAAATTAGGTGTTAAGTTCTACGGCTATGATGATGAAAAGGTTTAG
- the azu gene encoding azurin produces MTTGYIKPVIVGLVMLLGAISHVIASPSCSITIHSNDRIEWDTDHIKVSQSCQSFTINLIHDGHLDKGVMGHNWVLTKAQDKEQVAQAVILEKETDYINNDPRIIAHTKLIGGGQRTTITFGVSQLQQGQQYSFFCSYPEHIGLMQGTLELVD; encoded by the coding sequence ATGACAACGGGGTATATTAAGCCAGTCATTGTTGGCTTAGTTATGTTGCTAGGAGCTATTAGTCATGTAATAGCTTCTCCTAGCTGTAGCATAACCATTCATAGTAATGATCGAATTGAATGGGATACAGACCATATTAAAGTCAGTCAAAGCTGTCAAAGCTTTACTATCAATCTTATCCATGATGGCCATTTAGATAAAGGTGTGATGGGGCATAATTGGGTGTTAACCAAAGCCCAAGATAAAGAGCAAGTAGCCCAAGCAGTTATTCTTGAAAAAGAAACGGATTATATTAATAATGATCCGCGTATTATTGCTCATACAAAACTAATTGGTGGTGGACAACGTACAACCATCACTTTTGGAGTAAGCCAATTACAGCAGGGACAACAATATAGCTTTTTTTGTAGCTATCCAGAGCATATAGGATTAATGCAAGGCACTTTAGAATTAGTAGATTAA
- the hmpA gene encoding NO-inducible flavohemoprotein: MLTNAQRNIIKATVPLLETGGEALTKHFYTIMLNEYTDVRPLFNKTNQLTGDQPRALAHSILMYAKHIDNLQQLGDLVAIITNKHAALQVLPEQYAIVGSCILRAIGEVLGAEVATYEVIEAWRVAYGQLADVLIKVEEELYQQQEDVTGGWRGERLFRVAKKVPESSEIVSFYLEPKDGKAIIAHKAGQYLGLRFVLLEGEQRRNYSISEAANGKYYRISVKREPQGVISNHLHDNVKEGDIIRVYPPFGEFTLQDSDKPLLLISGGVGITPILSMLQTALTSQRPIYFIHAARNAEVDGFRNWIKQQQKTHSNLHCFYCYEQDPHQLADAEGMIDHTLLAKWLPADKDCDAYLLGPKPFMATIKKALKELGVPETQTHFEFFGPASELA; encoded by the coding sequence ATGTTAACCAATGCACAGCGCAATATTATTAAAGCCACTGTTCCTTTATTAGAAACAGGAGGTGAAGCACTCACCAAACATTTTTATACTATTATGCTGAACGAATATACCGATGTAAGACCTCTTTTCAATAAAACCAATCAACTAACAGGCGATCAACCACGCGCTTTAGCGCATAGTATTCTTATGTATGCTAAGCATATTGATAATCTTCAACAATTAGGCGATTTGGTTGCAATAATTACCAATAAACACGCTGCACTACAGGTATTACCTGAACAATATGCAATTGTGGGTAGTTGTATATTACGCGCCATTGGTGAAGTACTAGGTGCAGAAGTAGCGACTTATGAAGTGATTGAAGCATGGCGAGTAGCTTATGGACAATTAGCGGATGTATTGATTAAGGTAGAGGAAGAGCTTTATCAACAACAAGAAGATGTTACAGGCGGTTGGCGTGGGGAACGTTTATTTAGAGTCGCTAAAAAAGTGCCTGAAAGCAGCGAGATTGTTTCTTTTTATCTTGAACCTAAAGATGGCAAAGCTATTATTGCTCACAAGGCAGGGCAATATTTGGGGTTACGTTTTGTACTATTAGAAGGTGAGCAACGGCGTAACTATTCTATTTCTGAAGCCGCCAATGGCAAATATTATAGAATCAGTGTTAAACGCGAACCACAGGGTGTTATTTCTAATCATTTACACGACAATGTCAAAGAAGGCGATATTATTCGTGTTTACCCGCCCTTTGGTGAATTCACCTTACAAGACAGTGATAAACCACTGCTATTAATTTCTGGTGGGGTTGGTATTACTCCTATATTATCCATGTTACAAACAGCATTAACCAGTCAACGGCCTATTTATTTTATTCACGCTGCTCGTAATGCTGAAGTTGATGGCTTTAGAAATTGGATTAAGCAACAACAGAAAACCCATAGTAATCTGCATTGTTTTTATTGTTATGAACAAGATCCTCATCAACTTGCTGACGCAGAAGGTATGATAGATCATACATTATTGGCAAAGTGGTTACCCGCAGATAAAGACTGTGATGCCTATTTGTTAGGGCCTAAACCTTTTATGGCTACGATTAAAAAAGCCTTAAAAGAATTAGGTGTCCCTGAAACACAAACCCATTTTGAATTCTTTGGACCAGCGAGCGAATTAGCTTAA
- a CDS encoding leucyl aminopeptidase, translated as MQFNVKNNRPEALKISTWVVAVGKGGKLSATAEIVDTLTQGAIKNIIKWGDFQSNLVQTFILQTNQQLKANRVLLVGVGEQPLSDAQYRKWTITCFNTLKQLGGTDALFVVDDVDVKGRDLYSKTRLLVETLETSSYCFDEYKSKKAEPYKFSTVTLCTDKVNSRLVEQAIIESQAIAAGMALTRDLGNTPANICHPSYFAKQAEALAKLDKRVTIEVLDEKKMKTLKMGAFLAVAQGSEQPPRLIALQYNGAKKKSEQPIVLVGKGITFDTGGISLKPALGMDEMKYDMCGAASVLGVFKALIELQLPINVVGLMACAENMPSGHATRPGDIVKTMNGQTVEILNTDAEGRLVLCDTLTYAERYKPKVVIDIATLTGACIVALGTQVSGLLGNDEELINDLLEAGKQVDDRAWQLPLFDEYQQQLDSPFADMANIGGPKAGTITAGCFLSRFASKYPWAHLDVAGTAWVSGGKEKGATGRPVPLLTEYLLSQVKN; from the coding sequence ATGCAATTTAATGTTAAGAATAATCGCCCAGAAGCGCTTAAAATTTCAACGTGGGTGGTAGCTGTTGGTAAGGGCGGCAAACTGAGTGCGACAGCCGAAATAGTGGATACATTAACCCAAGGTGCGATTAAAAATATTATTAAATGGGGTGATTTTCAGAGCAACTTGGTACAAACATTTATATTGCAAACTAATCAGCAACTAAAGGCTAATCGCGTATTACTAGTAGGTGTGGGTGAGCAACCTTTATCTGATGCCCAATACCGTAAATGGACTATAACTTGTTTTAATACCTTAAAGCAATTAGGTGGTACAGATGCGCTATTTGTAGTAGATGATGTAGATGTTAAAGGTCGAGATCTTTACAGTAAAACGCGCTTATTGGTAGAAACTTTAGAAACAAGTAGTTATTGTTTTGATGAATATAAAAGTAAGAAAGCAGAACCTTATAAGTTCTCAACCGTTACCTTATGTACTGACAAAGTAAACAGCCGATTGGTTGAGCAAGCAATTATTGAGTCGCAAGCGATTGCTGCGGGTATGGCTTTAACCCGTGATTTAGGTAATACCCCTGCTAATATTTGCCATCCTAGCTATTTTGCAAAACAAGCAGAAGCATTGGCTAAATTAGATAAGCGTGTGACGATAGAAGTGCTTGATGAAAAGAAAATGAAAACCCTGAAAATGGGCGCTTTTTTGGCGGTAGCACAAGGCAGTGAACAACCACCAAGATTGATTGCTTTACAATATAATGGGGCTAAGAAAAAATCTGAGCAACCCATTGTATTAGTGGGTAAAGGCATTACCTTTGATACGGGTGGTATTAGCCTGAAACCTGCGCTTGGCATGGACGAAATGAAATATGATATGTGTGGTGCTGCTTCGGTATTAGGTGTATTTAAAGCATTAATTGAATTGCAATTACCAATTAATGTGGTGGGGTTAATGGCTTGTGCTGAAAATATGCCAAGTGGCCATGCTACTCGTCCAGGCGATATTGTAAAAACCATGAATGGACAAACAGTAGAGATCCTAAATACAGATGCTGAAGGTCGTTTAGTGCTTTGCGACACATTAACTTATGCAGAACGTTATAAACCAAAAGTAGTGATTGATATTGCTACCCTAACAGGGGCTTGTATTGTTGCTTTAGGTACGCAAGTCAGTGGTTTATTGGGTAATGATGAGGAGTTAATCAACGATTTACTTGAAGCAGGTAAACAAGTAGATGATAGAGCTTGGCAATTGCCGTTATTTGATGAGTATCAGCAACAATTAGATAGCCCATTTGCAGATATGGCGAATATCGGAGGGCCTAAAGCAGGTACTATTACTGCAGGTTGTTTCCTTTCTCGTTTTGCTAGCAAATATCCTTGGGCCCATTTAGATGTGGCAGGTACCGCATGGGTAAGTGGTGGTAAAGAAAAAGGCGCAACAGGTCGCCCTGTACCCTTGTTAACAGAGTATCTGTTAAGCCAAGTTAAAAATTAG
- a CDS encoding malic enzyme-like NAD(P)-binding protein: protein MSNLKTLSLEYHSQPRPGKLSVEITKPTATAKDLALAYSPGVAEPVREIARDSELAYSYTGKGNLVAVISNGTAILGLGDLGALASKPVMEGKGVLFKRFAGIDVFDIEVDTKDPQAFINTVKNIAGTFGGINLEDIKAPECFEIEQKLIELCDIPVFHDDQHGTAIVTAAGMLNALEIAGKKIEEAKIVCLGAGAAATSCMKLLVSVGAKIENIYMVDRKGIIHAERTDLNPYKAQFANKTDKRTLEDALTGADVFVGLSGPNLLSAEGLKLMAADPIVFACSNPDPEISPELAHATRPDVIMATGRSDYPNQVNNVLGFPFIFRGALDVRATAINEEMKIAAAYALRDLAKHDVPKEVCDAYGADCFNFGREYIIPKPNDPRLLTVVSDAVAKAAIDSGVATLPYPNNYPLQSVEDVFTK, encoded by the coding sequence ATGTCTAATTTAAAAACGTTATCACTTGAATACCATAGTCAACCCCGCCCAGGAAAACTCTCTGTCGAAATCACCAAGCCAACAGCAACCGCTAAAGACCTCGCCTTAGCCTATAGCCCAGGAGTGGCTGAACCTGTTCGTGAAATCGCCAGAGACTCAGAACTAGCCTATAGCTATACAGGCAAAGGTAACCTTGTAGCTGTAATTTCTAATGGTACCGCTATTTTAGGTCTTGGTGATCTAGGCGCTCTAGCTTCTAAACCAGTGATGGAAGGAAAAGGCGTATTATTTAAACGTTTTGCTGGTATTGATGTATTTGATATTGAAGTTGATACAAAAGACCCACAGGCATTTATTAATACCGTAAAAAATATTGCTGGTACTTTTGGTGGTATTAACTTAGAAGATATTAAAGCGCCTGAATGTTTCGAAATTGAGCAAAAACTGATCGAGCTTTGTGATATTCCTGTATTCCATGACGATCAACATGGCACAGCGATTGTAACCGCAGCTGGTATGCTAAATGCTTTAGAAATTGCTGGCAAAAAAATTGAAGAAGCGAAGATTGTGTGTTTAGGTGCAGGGGCAGCTGCTACTTCTTGCATGAAATTATTAGTGAGTGTTGGCGCTAAAATAGAAAATATCTACATGGTTGACCGTAAAGGTATTATCCATGCAGAACGTACTGATCTCAATCCTTACAAAGCACAATTTGCTAATAAAACTGATAAGCGTACATTAGAAGATGCCTTAACAGGTGCGGATGTGTTTGTCGGTTTATCTGGTCCTAACTTATTATCGGCAGAGGGCTTAAAACTAATGGCAGCAGATCCTATTGTATTTGCTTGTTCTAATCCTGACCCTGAAATTAGCCCAGAGCTTGCTCACGCTACTCGCCCTGATGTTATTATGGCGACAGGTCGTTCAGACTACCCTAACCAAGTGAATAATGTTTTAGGTTTCCCATTTATCTTCCGTGGTGCATTAGATGTACGTGCTACTGCGATCAATGAAGAAATGAAAATAGCCGCTGCTTATGCATTAAGAGATCTGGCTAAACATGATGTTCCTAAAGAAGTGTGTGATGCTTATGGTGCGGACTGTTTTAACTTTGGCCGTGAGTACATCATTCCTAAACCCAATGATCCACGCTTATTAACTGTTGTATCAGATGCGGTAGCTAAAGCTGCAATAGATTCAGGGGTGGCAACATTACCTTACCCTAACAACTATCCATTACAATCAGTGGAAGATGTATTTACCAAGTAA
- a CDS encoding leucine-rich repeat domain-containing protein, translating into MVDLAFLQNKLQTAPAGFGYADVGQWLQDVPHIELLADIKPLFFEALSKKELLAFITLLKHRYIKDGPAYNLFQDHFEEYIKQNGLEDFYHGLYLYKDSSQCLDFTVLTKALTKLVISTSDTITTVIIPAGKQLEALELSYLAQLQHLQQIEQAKGLMYLAVNQCPQLTDFSFIKKLKKLVWLDLSGNQQLTDLSFLLASSQIVFLQLLDMELLDNPKVFKQLSKLKYLKYLTISGKQTQITELRKQLPNCVVNGISAINNQSY; encoded by the coding sequence ATGGTGGATTTAGCCTTTCTACAAAATAAACTGCAAACAGCACCAGCAGGTTTTGGCTATGCGGATGTAGGGCAGTGGTTACAAGATGTTCCCCATATTGAATTATTAGCTGATATAAAGCCTTTATTTTTTGAGGCACTTTCTAAAAAAGAATTATTAGCCTTTATTACTTTATTAAAGCACCGTTATATTAAAGATGGGCCAGCATATAATCTATTTCAAGATCATTTTGAAGAATATATTAAGCAAAATGGTTTAGAGGATTTTTATCATGGCCTCTATCTGTATAAAGACAGCAGCCAATGTTTAGATTTTACTGTTTTAACAAAAGCACTTACTAAATTAGTGATAAGTACTTCTGATACGATAACAACCGTAATAATTCCAGCAGGTAAGCAACTGGAAGCATTAGAGCTAAGTTACTTAGCACAGTTACAGCATCTACAGCAAATAGAGCAAGCAAAAGGATTGATGTATTTAGCTGTTAATCAATGTCCGCAATTAACTGATTTTAGCTTTATTAAAAAACTAAAAAAATTAGTGTGGTTAGATTTATCAGGTAATCAGCAATTAACAGATTTAAGTTTTTTGTTAGCCAGTAGCCAGATAGTTTTTTTGCAATTGCTAGACATGGAATTATTAGATAATCCTAAAGTGTTTAAACAGTTATCAAAATTAAAATATTTGAAGTATTTAACGATCAGTGGCAAACAGACACAGATAACAGAACTACGAAAACAATTACCCAATTGTGTGGTTAATGGTATATCAGCAATAAATAATCAATCGTATTAA
- a CDS encoding DUF2845 domain-containing protein gives MKNKYLLLVLMMSVFSAQAQFKTMRCGTKVVSVGERVFEVERKCGIPDTQLFVGFTGDGSSEGNVPIEEWIYNQTTGSATAYSLLRFEGGKLVSIESYFPTN, from the coding sequence ATGAAAAACAAATATCTATTATTGGTTCTGATGATGAGTGTTTTTTCTGCTCAAGCTCAGTTTAAAACCATGCGTTGTGGTACAAAAGTAGTTTCAGTAGGCGAACGTGTATTTGAAGTTGAAAGAAAATGTGGCATACCTGATACACAACTATTTGTAGGATTCACTGGAGATGGAAGTAGCGAAGGTAATGTGCCTATAGAAGAATGGATATATAATCAAACTACAGGCTCTGCAACTGCTTATAGTTTATTACGTTTTGAAGGTGGTAAATTAGTTAGCATAGAGTCTTATTTTCCAACCAATTGA
- a CDS encoding helicase HerA-like domain-containing protein yields the protein MVAPLIIAKTANLEPLAILPNMANRHGLITGATGTGKTVTLQKIAESFSAIGVPVFMADVKGDLSGIGAQGVLSEKLQQRLTALQVEDWQAKASPIVFWDVYAEQGHPIRATISDLGPLLISRLLSLSDVQAGVLQIVFKVADDNGLLLLDLKDLRSMVQYVGEHADEIKTTYGNVSTASIGAIQRGLLTLEEQGGNQFFGEPMLDVNDLMRTNEQGDGFVNILAAEKLYNSPTLYSTFLLWLLSELYETLPEVGDLEKPKLVFFFDEAHLLFTNANNALLEKIEQVVRLIRSKGVGIFFVTQNPLDIPDRILGQLGNRVQHALRAFSPRDQKAVKAAAQTMRTNPAFNAEQVITELGVGEALVSFLDTKGTPTIVERATVIAPCSRMGILTKEERNSLLNSSALFGKYEEAIDRESAYELLSSNKGTKPAVSKGSNGKATSDNNESGGFMQSVKEFLFGRTGPRGGQYDGVVQKASKRVTTQLTNRIIRGILGSISGGSKRRK from the coding sequence ATGGTAGCGCCACTGATTATCGCCAAAACTGCTAATTTAGAGCCTTTGGCTATTTTACCTAATATGGCTAATCGTCATGGCTTAATTACTGGAGCCACAGGTACAGGTAAAACAGTAACTTTACAAAAAATTGCTGAATCTTTTTCAGCCATAGGAGTGCCAGTTTTTATGGCAGATGTAAAGGGAGATTTATCTGGTATTGGTGCGCAAGGCGTATTATCAGAAAAGTTACAACAACGGCTAACAGCGCTGCAAGTCGAAGATTGGCAGGCAAAAGCGTCACCTATTGTGTTTTGGGATGTCTATGCCGAGCAAGGGCATCCTATTCGCGCTACTATTTCTGATTTAGGCCCTTTATTAATTAGTCGTCTGTTAAGCTTAAGCGATGTACAAGCAGGTGTATTACAAATAGTCTTTAAAGTAGCCGATGATAATGGCCTGCTATTGCTTGATTTAAAAGATTTAAGATCGATGGTGCAGTATGTAGGTGAACATGCTGATGAAATTAAAACAACCTATGGTAATGTGAGTACAGCGTCTATTGGAGCTATTCAACGTGGTTTATTAACCCTAGAAGAACAAGGCGGCAACCAATTTTTTGGTGAGCCAATGTTAGATGTTAATGATTTAATGCGTACTAATGAACAAGGCGATGGCTTCGTTAATATATTAGCCGCAGAAAAACTCTATAACTCACCAACACTCTATTCAACCTTTTTATTATGGCTCCTCTCAGAGCTATATGAAACATTGCCCGAAGTAGGCGATTTAGAAAAACCTAAGTTAGTTTTCTTTTTTGATGAAGCCCATTTATTATTTACTAATGCAAATAACGCACTATTAGAAAAAATTGAACAAGTGGTGAGATTAATTCGCTCCAAAGGGGTTGGTATCTTTTTTGTAACGCAAAACCCGTTGGATATTCCTGATCGTATTTTGGGGCAATTAGGTAATCGTGTACAGCATGCCTTACGAGCTTTTTCGCCACGCGATCAAAAAGCCGTTAAAGCGGCTGCGCAAACCATGCGTACTAACCCTGCTTTTAATGCTGAACAAGTAATTACTGAGTTAGGTGTAGGTGAAGCATTAGTGTCTTTTTTAGATACGAAAGGTACACCAACTATTGTGGAAAGAGCAACAGTGATAGCCCCTTGCTCACGCATGGGTATCTTAACAAAAGAAGAGCGTAATAGTTTATTGAATAGTTCTGCACTGTTTGGTAAATATGAAGAGGCTATAGACCGTGAGTCTGCTTATGAGTTGCTAAGTAGTAACAAAGGGACAAAACCAGCAGTGAGTAAAGGTAGTAATGGCAAGGCTACATCAGATAACAATGAATCTGGTGGTTTTATGCAAAGTGTTAAAGAATTTTTATTTGGTCGCACTGGGCCTAGAGGTGGTCAGTATGATGGTGTTGTGCAAAAAGCATCGAAACGTGTCACAACACAACTGACCAATCGTATTATTCGTGGTATATTAGGAAGTATATCTGGTGGTAGCAAACGTCGTAAATAA